In Anaerolineae bacterium, one DNA window encodes the following:
- a CDS encoding glycosyltransferase family 4 protein → MRICLISGEFPPMQGGVGDFTWRLAEAMAAKGHQVMVLTSQQAAGAVCQGCSVRAEVPRWNWGFWGTARRLFEESRPDVVNIQYQTAAYGMHPAVNLFPWWLRRRRERPAVVVTFHDLRMPFLFRGAGPLRRRVNDFLAQQADGVIATNEEDFAQLTLRAPAVPRRLIPIGSNILPPASPDYSREAWRARWGIQPHEFALAYFGFLNVTKGGEDLIGALELLVREGRPVKLIMVGGKVGSSDPTNLLYLNRVEQRIRQSRLEPYVIWTDYLPNEEVSATLWAADAVVLPYRDGVSTRRGTLMAALAHGRPIVTTAPRLPAHYFQDGENLLLVPPASPEEIARAVQRLMEDAGLRERLGKGALALSERFTWPAIAEETLQFYIELLSRRHGT, encoded by the coding sequence GTGCGCATCTGCCTTATCAGCGGCGAATTTCCCCCCATGCAGGGCGGGGTCGGCGATTTCACCTGGCGGCTGGCGGAGGCCATGGCGGCGAAAGGCCATCAGGTGATGGTGCTGACGTCACAGCAGGCCGCCGGCGCGGTCTGTCAGGGCTGTTCCGTGCGGGCGGAGGTGCCCCGCTGGAACTGGGGGTTCTGGGGGACCGCCCGCCGGCTGTTCGAGGAAAGCCGGCCGGACGTGGTGAACATCCAGTACCAGACCGCCGCCTACGGCATGCATCCGGCGGTGAACCTCTTCCCCTGGTGGTTGCGGCGCCGGCGGGAGCGGCCGGCGGTGGTGGTGACCTTCCATGACCTGCGGATGCCCTTCCTGTTCCGCGGCGCCGGCCCCTTGCGCCGGCGCGTCAACGACTTCCTGGCCCAGCAGGCCGACGGCGTCATCGCCACCAACGAGGAAGATTTCGCCCAACTGACCCTGCGGGCGCCGGCGGTGCCGCGCCGGCTCATCCCCATTGGCTCCAATATCCTGCCGCCGGCCAGCCCCGATTACTCGCGCGAGGCCTGGCGGGCGCGCTGGGGCATCCAGCCCCATGAGTTCGCCCTGGCCTATTTCGGCTTCCTCAACGTCACGAAAGGGGGCGAGGACCTCATCGGCGCGCTGGAACTGCTGGTGCGGGAAGGCCGGCCGGTCAAGCTCATTATGGTGGGGGGCAAGGTCGGCTCCAGCGATCCGACGAATTTGCTGTACCTGAACCGCGTCGAACAGCGCATCCGGCAGAGCCGGCTGGAGCCTTATGTGATCTGGACCGATTACCTGCCCAACGAGGAGGTCAGCGCCACCCTTTGGGCGGCGGACGCGGTGGTACTGCCCTATCGCGACGGCGTGTCCACGCGGCGGGGAACGCTGATGGCCGCGCTGGCCCACGGCCGGCCCATCGTGACCACCGCCCCACGCCTGCCGGCCCACTATTTCCAGGACGGGGAGAACCTCCTGCTGGTGCCGCCGGCCTCCCCGGAGGAGATCGCGCGCGCGGTACAGCGCTTGATGGAAGACGCCGGCCTGCGGGAGCGGCTGGGCAAAGGCGCCCTGGCGCTCTCGGAACGCTTCACCTGGCCGGCCATCGCAGAAGAGACCCTGCAGTTCTACATCGAACTGCTTTCCCGGCGGCACGGCACATGA